One genomic window of Cheilinus undulatus linkage group 7, ASM1832078v1, whole genome shotgun sequence includes the following:
- the LOC121512827 gene encoding hydroxylysine kinase-like, with product MAAQHVKPNFSQPQVAELVKRLFRLTSSEICSLPSYDDQNFYVAAVEGGEFVLKIMNSEDSKNFNLIEMQTYAMSFLHQNGLPAQTALPTTSGQLMSLEEMDCGYGCQKYLVRLLTYLPGETISKVPLTPQLLYETGNTAARMDQILLKMEHPHLGVLQRENFAWSLSYFPVLEKYIYALDGDPLQEVVNSIMHQFKNSVVPKRSDFRKCINHGDFNDLNILVQPDDSNGYRISGILDFGDMNSGYYIHELAITIMYMMTEHPNPIEVGGPILAGWESVLPLNEAEKDCLYLLVLCRFCQSLVLARYSVTLHPENEEYLMITSKRGVKILQQLWELGKAQVEKVWFESAAQFSDRK from the exons ATGGCAGCTCAGCATGTCAAGCCCAACTTCAGCCAGCCTCAGGTGGCTGAGTTGGTGAAAAGGCTCTTCAGGCTCACTTCATCAGAAATCTGCTCACTGCCGAGCTATGATGATCAGAACTTTTATGTGGCAGCAGTTGAAGGTGGCGAGTTCGTCTTGAAGATCATGAACTCAGAGGACAGCAAGAACTtcaatctgattgagatgcagACGTATGCCATGTCCTTCCTGCACCAGAATGGACTTCCTGCCCAGACGGCGCTGCCCACCACCTCAGGACAGCTCATGAGCCTTGAGGAAATGG ATTGCGGCTATGGCTGTCAGAAGTACCTGGTGCGCTTGTTGACTTATCTACCTGGAGAAACTATATCTAAGGTTCCTTTAACACCTCAGTTACTGTATGAAACGGGCAACACAGCAGCCAGAATGGACCAAATTCTACTCAAg ATGGAGCACCCTCATCTTGGAGTACTGCAGAGAGAGAATTTTGCCTGGAGCCTGTCATATTTTCCTGTGttggaaaaatacatttatgcaCTGGATGGAGATCCTCTACAGGAAGTTGTGAACTCGATCATGCATCAGTTTAAGAACTCTGTTGTCCCCAAACGCTCTGATTTCCGGAAGT gtATAAACCACGGTGACTTCAATGACCTCAATATTCTTGTGCAACCTGATGACAGTAACGGCTACAGGATCTCTGGCATCCTTGACTTCGGGGACATGAACAGTGGCTACTACATCCATGAACTGGCCATCACCATCATGTACATGATGACAGAACACCCTAATCCCATTGAGGTGGGTGGACCCATTTTAGCAGGCTGGGAAAGTGTCCTTCCCTTGAATGAGGCGGAAAAGGACTGCCTCTATTTGCTGGTGTTGTGCCGTTTCTGTCAGTCGTTGGTTTTAGCTCGTTACTCTGTGACGTTGCACCCAGAAAATGAAGAGTATCTGATGATCACCTCCAAAAGAGGTGTCAAGATTCTCCAACAACTGTGGGAGCTGGGAAAGGCACAGGTGGAGAAGGTTTGGTTTGAGAGTGCTGCTCAGTTCAGTGACAGAAAGTGA